Genomic window (Amaranthus tricolor cultivar Red isolate AtriRed21 chromosome 7, ASM2621246v1, whole genome shotgun sequence):
TTCCTATCAACTTTATTTTACTCTCTCtattcctttttgtttgtccacttttaACCACTTTAGAAAGagataaattcaaatttgaattttgaagtgTATATTGAaagtaaaaatatattcatgtgagatcttgttagcttcgtcttgatgcaaagtttttcaatatataatttttacaattttttatggtGCGCCCTTAAAGATACACGGGCAAAAAGTAAAGtggataaacaaaaaataaacggAAGGAGTACAAATTTTTTATGTTGGcagtctttatatttttttccaataactttattttatattttttaatgtttatgttcCCCATTTTTTCTGCACTAACTTtactatttaataaaataatatatttatttaataaaaaatttaactttttatttcacataaaatattccttttaaaaaaatgaaatggagATGGAAGGAGTACTAAATTATAGTGCTAGAAGCCAAAATAACAgtcaaaaaatgaaaacaaatagtTTATGCTTATCAATCTACCCTTTTGTGGagtaatttattatgatatacttaatgataatattaaatagtatatatttcTGACGTCATTCGTTACGTCAaatacataaaatttattttcatgtcTTTTATTACGCAACTTTGTCCATTAATGCAAGTACTTTATTATgacaattataaaaatatttctatCGTAATAATTATACatagtaataaaattaatattggaAAATAACAAATGTTATTTTAGGATATCttaacaaatgaaattattttagtggatgataATAATTATCTAATTTAGAATCGGATTTTTGTAAAAATTGACGCTAAATCaggtaaagtatttatataatttataattgcaATTCTCTATACATAACTAAGAATCATACATCATATCAtacttaataataaaaatgttgaaaaatgacaaatgtcatctTTAGATATCTTGACTAATGGAATTATTTTAGTGAATGACAATAGTTGCCTAATTTAGAATctgatttttttaaagattgGAGCTAAATCaggtaaaatatttttatataatttattattgcaATTCTATATAcataacttaaaatttcatatatttaacTGCATCCAAAAAGTGATGTATtcggtaaaaaaaaatttaacgcattatataatttttgcgttaaaaaagtaacatattcgataaatttaatcacgataatatatatttgCATTATTCTTTGAAATTATATCTTTGTACATTTCATACCCATAAATTCGTGCATtgcataaattatttttgtaataatatagTTGAATTAATTTGCTTAAATGTAATATCACTTAGTTTCTCTCTTAAATAACTTAATTCTTAAAGTAGAAGATTCGCATAAATTATAgagaattattaattaattaatttatgagAGGAGttttcaattaaattattattagtcAAATTCATACTATTTACTAAAAGGTTTGAAAAATAATACATGTCATATTTCAAGACAAATTGtcaaatgtaataataatatttgtcaAATCATTATACTATTTATTAGAAGGTTTGAAAAATAACACATGACATATTTTAAAACAAACTGCCAAATGTAATAATGTTTGCCAAAAGTAATAATATTAGTGGACTTAATTTGCTCACATGGAGTATTACTTAGTTTCTCTctcaaaataacttaattctcaaaatagaAGATTTCCCTAAATTATAACGaaagattaattaatttatttatgagATAGgtttttcaattaaattattattaatagttaaataaataaataattatttatttaattagttaattaagaTAAAAAAGATTATCTTAATTTTTACTTAATTCCTCTATCTTAAAATAACTTAGACACTAAAATAGAAGATTTGCATAGATTAtagaaaattattaattaattaatttatttatttatttatttatgctaTGTGTTTTTCGGTTATTTTAGTATTAttgtttaaataaataaataattgatttattttaatactccctccattctcttttgttattcttatttactttttgcatagttttcaaaataacttttaagcctcaatatctctaaatacgcattataaaaaattataaaaaatatatgataaaaaaatatacattaaggcCAATCTAACgggatctcacatgaatatattttattttctatatatgtcttaaaaatcttaatcaaatatCTCTCTCCaaattaaaatattctaaatgagaataacattaaaaaataaagggaGTAGTTGATTAAGATagtaaaattatgatttttataaaaacaactatttttaaaattgaatttaaaataaaaattaattttacaaatcaaattcgtttcaaattaaaaaatatataatgaaactATATGTACGCTTCGTAAACATCAAATTCGtgggttttatatatttttcatatcaTCATAACCGAGGGacccaataaaataaattgaaccAAAATTCAACCTAATATTTGTTACAcgtgaaatttaattaataaaatatattgttgTATACATAATTGGTCAACTATACGATTCGTGGCAAAGATCATTTTCGTTGCAATGTTCATGCCATCTTGGAAGCGAAAAAGTTCGTCGCCCGAGACCACAAAACTCCTTGCAACTGACGACGCGCtggcttcttttttttttttgagattgaCTATGCACTCATAACTCATTTAGATAGCTCACCAAGATTAGCTTAACAATAATGGTGACATGCAATTATATATACacaatatatttctttttcttttttatttttttataaagttgGAGTATTTTATTGAAAGAAAAACAACGGAACATCATAACATTGATTCCAAAGGCGAATCTCGATCGATCGATAAGCCGAAATTTACCAACCCAGCTATCCAAGAAATGAAGTAAAAAAATTCTATTCAAATTTCATGGACTTTCTATCTCAAcaacttttcatttttaattatttaaaatttatccaACCTTATAACTGATAAAGAAACTTGATACACAATATATTCCTTAGCTTAGTAATGGTCATCCgtaatttaattttagaaaaatttgcaaaaaaacatcttataaaaccagttttttgtaaaaaaacaccttttaaaattttttttgtaaaaaaacacctttaggagactttttattaaaaaaaacaccttaaatcagtttccggtgacttttgtcaactttccggcgttgactatgccatttgagctcaaaagtcaacgcctgaaagttgacaaatggcatagtcaacgcctgaaagttgacaaaagtcaccgaaaactaatataaggtgtttctttgcaaattactcttaattttatATTCACTATCCCATATTTTCGATGGTGTGGGATATTCTCCATACCAAGAGAcaagtaatttaattttatattcactatcgaaaatttgaaaaaagtaagataaataaacaacttaattccaaaaataaggttcgtgaaaacttatttcccaaaataagcgtccgtacatccaagtcTAGCCTCGggataagtcgctgttaataacagcgaaagaggaaaaaaaaaaagaaaaataaaaatcccaaagtcgctgttagtaacagcgacttaaaaaattaaaattttttttttaagtcgctgttagtaacagcgacttaatgttttttaagttttcagttctcagttacttcctcattccaacctacgagattaagaaGTTATCAGTTAATCTTAaagttgctgttactaacagcgactttgaggttttaattttttttttcctcattcgctgttactaacagcgactttggggtttttatttttcttttttttttccctctttcgctgttactaacagcgacttatcccgaggctaggcttggatgtacggtcgcttattttggaaaataagttttcacgaaccttatttttggaattaaattgtttatttatcttacttttttcaaattttcttcacTATCCCATATTTTCAATGGTGTGGGCTGGGGCTCTTCTCCATACCAAGAGAcaagtaatttaattttatattcacTATCCCATATTTTCAATGGTGTGGGCTGGGCTCTTCTCCATACCAAGAGAcaagtaatttaattttatattcacTATCCCATATTTTCAATGGTGTGGGCTGGGCTCTTCTCCATACCAAGAGAcaagtaatttaattttatattcacTATCCCATATTTTCAATGCTGTGGGCTCTTCTCCATACCAAGAGACAAGAGACAAGTACTTTAATTTTATGTTCCTCTCTTATTCATCCTAATACTTCCATTAAATCGGACACATTTATCAagataataattttattgttaatatatttaattatacataattaaaaattataagaagttaacttaaataatttttccaTTAAACGAATAAAACTAGACTCAGTTGACTAGAGTGATTGataattagtattaaaaatcaaatgaaattaAATCGATATACATAATCCAATCCCCTAAATATTTGGGAATCCCACTAAATACTAGGAGTCATAATTTGTTATagtgtatatataataatgtttAGATTCACTAGTGAATTGAAGCATAAGATATTAGAGAGCATAGGATATGACAATTGTTCACATAATCATGTAGATACAGCCTTGGAGCACCAGTGAACTTAGAGCCACCAACCCATGAATAATGAGTTGACTGCATATAGACATAATAAGGTTTACTTATAAGCACAAATACACATACTTTTTCTGTTTcgttttagtcgctacatttgcatgggcacgcgAATTAacaaaagtgattgacctacactgtagctgattgtttactttatagagtatagtattttattattgttaattaaaaaagaaaaagaaaaaataggttgttaggttactttatagagtatagtatagtattttattatagagtatagagtatagagtaggataaaaataaggataggtagaattttaaatgattgttttattactaaaaacgaaaatgtagcaagtaatataaaattgccaaaaatagaaaatgtagcgggcattatggaacggaggaagtacttaATATTATTTCAGATATTACAATCACATATACTAATCACAACATAAACCCTTAATAATAACCCCCAAACTCGGGTGGTTGATAGTAAGTGAAAGAAAATCCAGCTTCCTTGAGCTTTCCTTGCAAAAGTTGATCAAGTTTCTTGGCCATTGAAGCAGTCAAATCATTGTTCCAATCTCCAACCTCTCCTTTCCTAAAGAAATGCTTGTTTTCAACAATCGGAACTGCTTTTCCGTTCTTGTTCACATCCTTTTCCTTCAAACTTTGAAAACTACAAATCTTAATTATTTCTTCTACTACATTTTCATTCTCTTCCTCCTCTGAAAATGGGCAACTTAGAAAATCTGCCAACTTTCTTAAATGTGCTTTTGGTTCCTTCTTTAGCCCTTCATATTCCAAAAACAATATTCTATCTGGGTTTTGCAAATACTCCTTCCAATATTCAAGCAGATGAGAATCATAAGGCCCAAATCTTAATAACCCCGTACAAAACTTATCCACGTATTCCTCCATCATTTCCGTACTTGACTTCATGTCCTTGTTCGTATCAAATGATAGATTAAAATGCCAAGTTGACACAAAAGTGTCAAGAGGATTTCGACAAACATAAACGATTCGAGATTTGGATGATTTAATTGAATCTGGTAATGATAAAAACGGTATATGGGTTGAAAAAAGTCTAGGTGAAGGTAAATCACTTAAATCTGGTTGAGTTTCATTGaaatttttgtaaatattgAACTCAAAGCTGGTGACTAGTTCATGGGGATTTTTAGTTTGAAAAACTTGTTGAGAAATAGTATGTAGTGAAGTTGATTTTCTGTTTAAAATGGTGTATAGTAAGGATTTTAACCAAGTAGTACCAGTTTTAGGCAGACTTGCGAGTATAATATCAGTATCTTGAGCTTCAAAATGGGTTTGGAATGCAATTACATTTTTAAGAATAAAAGTTGGACACCAAAATCCTTGATAATTGTGAAATGAAAAACCAAACCATAGTTGTTTAGGGAGAGTGAGTTCTAACTCTTTGAACTTAGCCTCCAACTCTAATTGTTCTACATCTGTAGACTTTCTGGTTTTTGATGAACTCATTCTGGATATGCTCACAGAATTGATTTTGAGTATGAGTATTGATTATATAAACAAGAACATGCCTTTTATTTATGACAATAATGATAAGCAATACTTCctactttctattttttttattccgccaaacattttttattaagatatatttctcttatttttaattaaatactacttgtattattttttaattttttccacTGATTTGCCATTAAAGAAAATTGGTTGGACAAAGAGAGAGTGAAATTCTCTATTCATATATTATACTACCTCTATGACTATAACCATGTtaagaatttaattttaataatattatatactccctcgatcttttactttttgtttgtccatttgTTCTTTGCATgcatttttttagtaaattttaagtcttaatatttctaagtatGTACCATAAAAGATATAaaagttatatatattaaaaaattttatatcaagacaaatctaataagatctcacataaatatattttatcttcaatatatactttaaaaatctaatctaaatttctctcttaaaatatataaacttaaaatggacaaataaaaaaaatgagggAATATAATACATGTAAACAATCTTTTTATATTGTTCATCTAATTTTAACAAAAGATATCACTTTGATGTGCCAATTAACTTATCtctagtatatataaataattcatattataaataaacataaaataatttcaaatatccTATTTTGCaataacattaaaattattGTAGATCAAGACTAAAATCCACGAAA
Coding sequences:
- the LOC130818861 gene encoding cytosolic sulfotransferase 15-like is translated as MSSSKTRKSTDVEQLELEAKFKELELTLPKQLWFGFSFHNYQGFWCPTFILKNVIAFQTHFEAQDTDIILASLPKTGTTWLKSLLYTILNRKSTSLHTISQQVFQTKNPHELVTSFEFNIYKNFNETQPDLSDLPSPRLFSTHIPFLSLPDSIKSSKSRIVYVCRNPLDTFVSTWHFNLSFDTNKDMKSSTEMMEEYVDKFCTGLLRFGPYDSHLLEYWKEYLQNPDRILFLEYEGLKKEPKAHLRKLADFLSCPFSEEEENENVVEEIIKICSFQSLKEKDVNKNGKAVPIVENKHFFRKGEVGDWNNDLTASMAKKLDQLLQGKLKEAGFSFTYYQPPEFGGYY